The DNA sequence GGTCGCCTGTTGGGCCAGCACAAGGAATCCCCGGCGGTTGGAAAGACCGGTGAGATAATCCTCCAGGGACATCGCTTTCAGGTCGACAAGGTATTTTTTACGGCGCTCGACGGAAGTGAATACAAGAAAAATCAACGCAAGCCCCACGATCCAGAGAAAGATACCGATTGCAATTTCTTTTTTCGTGTTGACGGAAAAGGCCCAGATGAGGTCAGTCACATCGAGGGTAACGCTCGCTCCACCACGAACGTCCCCCAGGTGATATCCCTGGATCGCATGACAATCGAGGCACATCTTCTCCGCGTAAATGGGTCTGAGGTACCTGAACAGTTCCCGGTTCCCGGGGGCCTTGGAAAACCCGTAAACGCGTGGCTCGCCCTTCTCGACCCTCAGAAGGGCAGACCGTTCCCACGGATCGGGAGCGTTTTTTGGATTCAGGGGTTTTAAGCTGGTCAGATGAAACCGGATTTTTCGAGTTTTGTCGGGAACAGCTGACAAAAGCCTTATCATCTCGGGAAAAAGGATCTGCGTAAACCTCCTGCCGTCAGTGGCGAGCACGCCGCCGGGAGTTATTTTCATCTTCTCAGGCACCTTGACGGAGGAATCGAGAAAAATCCCGTCCCGTACATGATGTTCCATCTGATCATTTCGCCCATGTACGCATCGAGCGCCATGGCCCGGTCCAGGGCAAGGGTTTCCAGACGGTTTTTTTCATGGACCCGCCAATATTGAAAAAAAACGGCAGCAATGACCGTCCACAGGAGGGCAACACCGAAAAGAATGTATCTGTTTTTAATCACACCATGTATCCTCGGTCATGCATTCTGCTTCCCAACGATCTCATGGAACCGGTCAGAAACTTCGCTGCGGCTTCGGTGGAATTTTTTCCAGGACCACGGGGTGAAAATACCACGTGTAGGAGTAGAGTCCGAAGGGAACGGTCACGGTCATACTGTACTTGGCCTCCACCCTGATAAGCCCCCTCTCCTCATCCTTGACCACCACCAGATTGTCCCCATTCACGGGCACCTTGTACCCCCTGGCCGAGTCCAGAAGCCTGTTTCTGGCTCGAATTACTGTGCCGTAGTTCATCAGGTGAGCCTGGATGCCCATCTCGTGGGAAAATATCTTGTTCCGAATGTACGGGGTACCCAGCCGGACGCCGGCGACCCCTCCGTAGATAAGAACGGCAATGATAATATAATTTTTAAGCCTC is a window from the bacterium BMS3Abin14 genome containing:
- the yeaJ gene encoding putative diguanylate cyclase YeaJ, which gives rise to MKITPGGVLATDGRRFTQILFPEMIRLLSAVPDKTRKIRFHLTSLKPLNPKNAPDPWERSALLRVEKGEPRVYGFSKAPGNRELFRYLRPIYAEKMCLDCHAIQGYHLGDVRGGASVTLDVTDLIWAFSVNTKKEIAIGIFLWIVGLALIFLVFTSVERRKKYLVDLKAMSLEDYLTGLSNRRGFLVLAQQATRLIDRVNFKALILLYFDLDDFKQINDVYGHKEGDAALTLFSQVLRSTFRQSDLLARMGGDEFLVFALDTGESCEKMITDRLQRNLEEANAESGKPYFLKVSFGAVEYDPDRSAFFEELIIEADRRMYENKAAKKASGGGADDDGQH